The Streptomyces sp. NBC_00224 genome contains the following window.
GCGCTGGACGGGTTGGACACGGGGATCCGGCTGCCGTAGGGCTGGCGTGGGGGGGTGTGGTCCAGGCGCCGAGGTCGGGGCGCTGCGGACGGGGCACTGCGGTCGAGGCGCTGCGGTCGAGACGCCTCATTCGGGGCGCTGCGGTCGGGGTCGCAGCCTCATTTCCCCTGCCAGGCGGCGGAGTTGTCCACAACCGACGGCCCTCGGCCCCATCTGCCCGGGCGGGTGACGGAGTTTTCCACAACCGGGGAGTAATCCACAGGGCTCGGCGGGAAGTTGGCGGGGCGGGGATCGTAGGGAGCGTTCGAGCAGCAACCGCTCCTCACGATCGGTGGTGACCACCATGTCCTGGTCCTCTCCCCTGCCCTCCTCGGCTCCTTCCCCCGCCCCCTCTCCCCTGCCTTCCCCGGCCCCCGAGCCGATCGGCGTCCCCGTCTTCCCCCCGCTGCGGGTGCGCGGGAGCCGGCACCGGCTGCGGCGTGCGGTACGGCGCAGGCGGCGCGCGATGGCGGCCGGGCTGGCGGTGGCGGCGGCCGCGCTCGCGGCGGTGGGCGCCCGGGCCCCGGGGCGTACGGATCCGGGGCCGGCGGACCCCGGCGCCGTCGCGGCGACGACGGCGGGCGCCCAGCAGCGGAACGCGGCACCCCCGCCCGCCCGCGAGGCCGTCGACGTGGTGTCCGCGCCGGTCCGGATCGCGGACGCGGAGACCGTGCGGCTGCTGCGGCCCGGCGACCGGGTCGATGTGATCGCGGCGCCCGACTCGCCCTCCGGCGGCGCCGGCGCGGCGCACCTGGTGACCTCGGGTGCGCGGGTGACCGACGTGCCCCGGCCGCGCGGGCCCTCCTCCGACGAGGGAGCCCTGGTCGTCCTGTCCGTCCCCCGCGCCACCGCGACGACGCTCGCGGGTGCCGGCGCGACCTCCCGACTGGTGGTGACCTTTGCCGAATCGCACTGACTTCCTGTCAAGTCACCTGTTTGCGTACGCGGATTGGACAGCGCGACCATGCGCTGACGTAGGTTGCGGAACGGTTTGCTCCACCCCCTGCACCTGCGAAGAGAGGCTCACTCGTGACCGACGAGAAGAAGAGCGACGGCCTACTGGTGGGCTTCAAGGCCTTCCTACTGCGCGGCAATGTGATCGACCTGGCCGTCGCGGTGGTCATCGGCGCCGCGTTCACCAGCGTTGTGAACTCGGTCGTGAAGGGCGTCATCAACCCGCTGGTCGGCGCGTTCGGGACGAAGGATCTGAACAGCTACAGCTCATGCCTGAAGGGTCCCTGCGGGATCGACCCCAAGACGGGCGAAGCGGTCTCCGGCATCCCGATCATGTGGGGCCTGGTCCTCAGCGCGGTGCTGAGCTTCCTCATCACGGCGGGCGTCGTGTACTTCCTGATGGTCCTGCCGATGGCCAAGTACCTGGCCAAGCGGGCCCAGCGGGACAGGGCCAAGGAAGGCGTCCAGGAGACCCTGGAGGTCAGCGAGCTGGAGGTACTGAAGGAGATCCGCGACGCCCTGGTCTCCCAGCGCGGCTCGGGGCACAGCGCGCCGTAGCGCACGGATCCCGGACGGGGCGGGGCCGCCGTCAGATGTGGTGGGGCGGCTTCTCGTCGAGGAAGCGCGCGAGATCGGCCGTGCTGCCGGTGGCGGGGGCCCGCTCACCCCACCCGCGGTCCGTGTCGTCCGAGGACTGCTGGTCCAGCGGATCGTCGAAGACCAGCGCGGGCCTGGGCTTCTGGTCGGACGCGGGCTTCGCTTCGCGCGGTCCGGGGGCGGGGGCGGTACTCATACCTCCAGGGTACGGCGAGGCGTCGGCCGACGCGCCGACGCCCGACGTCGCGACGGCTTCGGGGCTCGCCCGCGCCCCCTCCCCCGCCCGCACTCCGTCCCGCGCCCGCGCTCCCGCCCCCGCTCCCGTCAGCCGTCCTCCCCGTCAGCGGTCCTTCGGGTCGAGCAGCCAGAGGCCGAGGACCACGAGGAACGACAGGCCGAGGAATCCCGTGCCCCACCAGGCGGTTCCGGTGTGGCCCTTCATCCACTCGTCGACGATCACCGACAGCCCCCAGAGCTGGCCGACGACCACGGTGATCGCCAGGGCGAGGCGGGCCGTCAGCTTCGAGGACCGCTCCGGCTCCTGCTCGGTGCCCGCGCCCGGGCCGGGGCCGGTGCGGCGGATCCGGGGATCGCCGTATCCGCTGGTGGCGCGGATCTGGGGGTACCGGTCCCGTACGGGACGGTTGAGACGGGGCTGGGTGCTGCCGGGGGTGTACGGGGGCGGGGCGGGCACCGTGGCGTCGCCGCTCCCGCCCGGGCCGGTGTCGGCGCTCATGTCCGCTCGCTCCTCTCGGTCTGGGTCCGCGTTCCGGGGCAGCCGATCCGGGCCGCCATGTCCGGGCGCTGCTCACCGAACTGCCGGCACATGGCGGCCTTGACGCTCTCGCCGGAGCGGGTGGTGGCCACCGCCCAGACGCTGCCGTCGATCTCCTCCACGAGGAGCACCTTCGGCAACGGGCGGGGTGGCGGTCCGGCGGTCACCTCACCGGTGCGGCCGTCGAAGACACCTTCGTGGCAGGGGCAGTACAGCTCGCCGTCGTTGCCCCGGTCCTCACGCCACAGCACCGCGCAGGCCAGATGCGTACAGACGGCGGAGTAGCCGACGAGGGTGCCGTCCTTGAGGCGGACGCCGACCGCCCGGTCGTCCTCGCCGGGGAAGCGGAAGGCGATGGACTCGCCGGGGCGGAGCCGGTCGGCGACGCGCTTGGCCTTGGGGGCGTCCGCGCTGTCCCCGTGCCGGTGGAGCACTCCTCCGGCGACGGCGACCGCGCCGACGGCGAGCCCGCCGGAGACGGTGGTGACGATCCGCAGGTAGTCGCGGCGGGTGGTGAGCGAGTCGGCGGCGACGCGGTCGCGCAACGCCTCCTGAGCGGGGTCGGGCCAGGGGGCGGGGCCCGGTCCGTCCTCGCCGGGGGCGCCGGGCCCACCAGTCACACCGGTCCCTCCAGGACCCCCGGGACGCCCGGGACCGCTCGGGTCACCGGCCGCCGGGGGCTGTTCGGTCGTGCTCATCGGACCGTCCTTCCGTTCACCTCGACGATCGGGAGGCCGCCGGGGACCGGCCACTGGACCTTGTCCGCGGGGACGACCATCGCCACTCCGGTGGACACGACGACATCGCCGAACGTGAAGGAGTCGGCGACCTGGACGCCGGGGCGTTCGGCGCGGAGCTCTTCGAGGGTTCCGTAGAAGAGGGCGCCGGTGGGGCAGACCGTGGCGCACATGGGGGCGAGGCCGTAGGCGGTGCGGTCGTAGCAGAGGTTGCACTTCATCTGCAGCTTCGCCTGGAGGTCGATCTTCGGTACGCCGAAGGGGCAGGCGTTGACGCAGTTGGCGCAGCCGATGCACCGGGAGGTGTCGGCCTGCTGCACCACGCCGTCGGCGGTCACCAGGATCGCGTCGGCGGGACACACCTCGGCACAGGGGGCGACCGGGTCCTCGCAGTGCATACAGACCGTGGGAAGGGAGGCGACCGAGTGCCCCTCGTCGGGGTAGTCGAGATGGATCATGGATTTGCCCCGGTGCGAATCGCACTCGCGGCAGGCCGAGACACAGGCCTGGCAGCCGATGCACCGCCCGGGGTCGATGAAGATCGTTCTGCCCATCATGGCGGGCGTCAGCTCCTCTCGGCGGTGCCGCGCCCCTGTGGGGACGTGGGCGGCAGGGGGTCGGTGCGGGAGACCTGGGCCGCCGGATAGGCCACGTGGCCGGGCGCGGTCGGGGGCGCGGGGACCTCGGCGACCCGGTCACCGGCCTCGATGCGGCAGGCGCAGACCTTGTACTCGGGAATCTTGGAACGGGGGTCGAGAGCGTCGATGGTCAGCGCGTTGGCGGCGGTGGGAACCGGCCAGTGGTACGGGATGAAGACGGTGTCGGGGCGGATCGCCTCGGTGACCAGTGCGGGGAAGACCGCGCTGCCGCGCCGGGTGACGACGCGGACCGGGTCGCCGTTGCGGAAGCCGTGCGAGGGGTGGATCTCCACCCAGGGGCGCGGAGTCTGCTCGACGAGGGCGCCGAGCCTGCGCGTCTGGTTGCCGGAGAGGAAATGCGCCACGGTCCGGCCGGTGGTGAGGGAGAGGGGGTGCTCGTCGTCGTACGGGTCCATCGGCGGGTGCCATTCGACGACCTGCATATGGACCTTGCCGTCGGGGTGCGAGGTCCGCCCGTCCTCGAAGAGGCGGGGAGTGCCGGGGTGGTCGGTGGAGGGGCAGGGCCAGGCGATCCCGCCGGTCTCCTCCAGGCGTTCGTAGGTGATGCCGTAGTAGTCGTTGACCGTTCCGGCGGAGGCGACGCGCAGCTCGTCGAACACCTCGCGGGAGCCGGGGAAGGCGAACTTGTCGCCCGCGCCCAGGCGCTGGGCGAGCTGGCAGATCACCCAGGTGTCGGTGCGGACCCCGGCGGGTGGCTCCTGGGCCTTGTTGTGCTTGACGACCCGGGCCTCGGCGTTGGCCATCACGCCTTCGTCCTCGGCCCAGGTGGTGACGGGGAAGACCACGTGCGCGTTGGCCGCGGTCTCGGAGAGGAAGAAGTCGAATTGGGCGTGGAATTCGAGGGTGTCGTAGCCGTCCTTGACGGTCGAGTAGTTCGGGAGCGAGACGAAGGGGTTGTTGCAGATGCCGATCAGACCGCGGATCTCCTGGCGGCGCATCTGATGGACCATCTCCATCATCGAGGTTCCGGCGGGCGGGAGTTCGGACTCCTCGATGCCCCAGATCTCGCAGATCTGCCGGCGGTGCTCGGCGTTCATGATGGAGCGCCCGCCGGGCAGCAGGTCGGCCTTCTGGCCGTGCTCGCGGCCGCCCTGGCCGTTGCCCTGACCGGTGATGGTGCCGTAGCCGGCGCCGGGCTTGCCGAGGTTGCCGGTGGCCACGCAGAGGTTGATCACGGAGAGGCAGTTCTCGACGCCCTGCGAGTGGTGCTCGATGCCCCGGGCGTGCCAGGCCATGGCTTTCGGGGCGCGGGCGAAGGTGCGGGCCACCTCGACGATCTGGGAGGCCGGGACCCCGCAGATCTCGGCGG
Protein-coding sequences here:
- a CDS encoding MscL family protein: MTDEKKSDGLLVGFKAFLLRGNVIDLAVAVVIGAAFTSVVNSVVKGVINPLVGAFGTKDLNSYSSCLKGPCGIDPKTGEAVSGIPIMWGLVLSAVLSFLITAGVVYFLMVLPMAKYLAKRAQRDRAKEGVQETLEVSELEVLKEIRDALVSQRGSGHSAP
- a CDS encoding molybdopterin oxidoreductase family protein — its product is MNRLPLDPSLAPPGTRNFRDAGGIPADQWRADQDGETLVPTHCCFCGVQCGMYLRVDKGGKVFGVEPRNHDINRMRLCPKGINAYQQINHPDRLTAPLLRRSRDEPFREVSWEEALDHTADEIRRIQAAHGNDAFGLLGGASLFSEKTYLVGKFARVALKSRHVDYNGRLCMVSAAGANKLAFGIDRAANPFSDILLTDCLLIAGSNVGECFPVMTQYVWGARDRGASLIVIDPRETAIARTADIHVALKPGTDSAFFNALLHVVIKEELDDEAYIGAHTTGWEEVRDKAAEYPPERAAEICGVPASQIVEVARTFARAPKAMAWHARGIEHHSQGVENCLSVINLCVATGNLGKPGAGYGTITGQGNGQGGREHGQKADLLPGGRSIMNAEHRRQICEIWGIEESELPPAGTSMMEMVHQMRRQEIRGLIGICNNPFVSLPNYSTVKDGYDTLEFHAQFDFFLSETAANAHVVFPVTTWAEDEGVMANAEARVVKHNKAQEPPAGVRTDTWVICQLAQRLGAGDKFAFPGSREVFDELRVASAGTVNDYYGITYERLEETGGIAWPCPSTDHPGTPRLFEDGRTSHPDGKVHMQVVEWHPPMDPYDDEHPLSLTTGRTVAHFLSGNQTRRLGALVEQTPRPWVEIHPSHGFRNGDPVRVVTRRGSAVFPALVTEAIRPDTVFIPYHWPVPTAANALTIDALDPRSKIPEYKVCACRIEAGDRVAEVPAPPTAPGHVAYPAAQVSRTDPLPPTSPQGRGTAERS
- a CDS encoding ubiquinol-cytochrome c reductase iron-sulfur subunit, translated to MSTTEQPPAAGDPSGPGRPGGPGGTGVTGGPGAPGEDGPGPAPWPDPAQEALRDRVAADSLTTRRDYLRIVTTVSGGLAVGAVAVAGGVLHRHGDSADAPKAKRVADRLRPGESIAFRFPGEDDRAVGVRLKDGTLVGYSAVCTHLACAVLWREDRGNDGELYCPCHEGVFDGRTGEVTAGPPPRPLPKVLLVEEIDGSVWAVATTRSGESVKAAMCRQFGEQRPDMAARIGCPGTRTQTERSERT
- a CDS encoding 4Fe-4S dicluster domain-containing protein; the encoded protein is MMGRTIFIDPGRCIGCQACVSACRECDSHRGKSMIHLDYPDEGHSVASLPTVCMHCEDPVAPCAEVCPADAILVTADGVVQQADTSRCIGCANCVNACPFGVPKIDLQAKLQMKCNLCYDRTAYGLAPMCATVCPTGALFYGTLEELRAERPGVQVADSFTFGDVVVSTGVAMVVPADKVQWPVPGGLPIVEVNGRTVR